One region of Exiguobacterium acetylicum genomic DNA includes:
- a CDS encoding glycoside hydrolase family 65 protein, producing the protein MKRLFEVNEWKITELGFHPEDNRLAESMTSIGNGHMGMRGTFEEEYTGDTHQGMYVAGVYYPDKTRVGWWKNGYPEYFAKVLNAVNIMGLKVSVNGKAVDLNTWEVIDFKRELDMQHGVLTRTMLLKNGVEETKVESKRFFSIVDKEIAALQYTVTPVNFEAEIVIESYLDADVENEDSNYDEKFWLPVEHGIEERFGYVTSKTKKLDWHVTAAMITDVEGAQCEVVDGNTQYVANRFTKQAAVGEGVTVEKFVALVTNRDHDIDALLEQAMKRVHVAFESGFESLLATHEAAWLHHWEEADVKIEGDVEAQQGIRFNIFHMFQTYTGEDSRLNIGPKGFTGEKYGGATYWDTEAYCLNFYLATSKPEVAWNLLKYRHNQLPQAKENADKNVGMKGALYPMVTMNGEECHNEWEITHEEIHRNGAIAHAIYNYTNYTGDTSYLGQYGFEVLVEISRYWASRVNYVAHKDVYMILGVTGPNEYENNVNNNWYTNLIAAWCLEYTQTVHRHLAQEEPERLQELMHQLALTDEELAKWADIDAKMYYPKDEAAPGIFMQQDGFMDKEQILVADLDPKHLPLNQNWSWDRILRSVFIKQADVLQGLYFLTDRFSVEEKKANFDFYEPRTVHESSLSPCIYSIIAAEVGYEEKAVELYQRSARLDLDNYNNDTEDGLHITSMVGSWMSIVHGFAGLRVANDTLSFKPMLPKGWTSYTFRMQWRGHHIHVHVQPNAVEIAQTEGEAFSLNVHGTTVEVPAGGQITVPASMTV; encoded by the coding sequence ATGAAACGACTTTTTGAGGTCAATGAGTGGAAAATTACAGAGCTTGGTTTTCATCCAGAAGATAATCGATTGGCAGAATCGATGACATCGATCGGAAACGGTCATATGGGAATGCGCGGGACGTTTGAAGAAGAATACACAGGGGACACGCATCAAGGCATGTATGTCGCAGGTGTTTACTATCCGGATAAGACACGTGTCGGCTGGTGGAAAAACGGTTATCCGGAGTACTTCGCGAAAGTACTCAATGCTGTCAATATCATGGGATTGAAAGTATCCGTCAACGGAAAAGCTGTTGACTTGAACACGTGGGAAGTCATCGACTTCAAACGCGAACTTGATATGCAACACGGTGTGTTGACACGGACGATGCTATTGAAGAATGGGGTAGAGGAAACGAAAGTCGAATCCAAGCGTTTCTTCTCGATCGTCGATAAAGAAATCGCTGCCTTGCAATATACGGTGACACCTGTCAATTTTGAAGCAGAAATCGTCATTGAATCGTATCTCGATGCAGATGTTGAAAATGAAGACTCGAACTATGACGAGAAGTTCTGGCTTCCTGTCGAACACGGAATTGAAGAACGGTTTGGTTATGTCACATCAAAAACGAAAAAGCTCGATTGGCATGTGACAGCAGCGATGATCACGGATGTCGAAGGCGCACAGTGCGAAGTCGTCGATGGCAATACGCAGTACGTCGCGAATCGTTTCACGAAACAAGCCGCAGTCGGAGAAGGCGTCACAGTCGAAAAATTCGTCGCACTCGTAACGAATCGCGATCATGACATCGATGCGTTACTGGAGCAAGCGATGAAACGGGTTCACGTCGCATTCGAATCAGGATTTGAATCGTTGCTTGCGACACATGAAGCAGCGTGGTTGCACCACTGGGAAGAAGCGGATGTGAAGATTGAAGGGGATGTCGAGGCACAGCAAGGGATTCGTTTCAACATCTTCCATATGTTCCAGACCTACACAGGTGAAGACTCACGCCTAAACATCGGACCAAAAGGCTTCACGGGCGAGAAGTATGGTGGTGCGACGTATTGGGATACAGAAGCGTACTGCTTGAACTTCTACCTTGCGACGTCGAAACCGGAAGTGGCTTGGAATTTACTCAAGTATCGCCACAATCAATTACCGCAAGCAAAAGAAAATGCGGATAAGAATGTCGGCATGAAGGGTGCACTTTATCCGATGGTAACGATGAACGGAGAAGAGTGTCACAACGAGTGGGAAATCACACATGAAGAAATTCACCGGAACGGTGCAATCGCGCATGCGATTTATAATTACACGAATTACACGGGAGACACATCGTACCTCGGACAATACGGATTTGAAGTATTAGTCGAGATTTCCCGTTACTGGGCAAGCCGTGTCAATTACGTGGCGCATAAGGACGTCTATATGATTCTTGGCGTGACGGGACCGAACGAATATGAGAACAACGTCAACAACAACTGGTATACGAACCTAATTGCGGCTTGGTGTCTCGAATATACGCAGACTGTTCACCGTCATTTAGCACAAGAAGAGCCAGAACGTTTGCAAGAACTCATGCATCAATTAGCGTTGACGGATGAGGAACTGGCAAAGTGGGCAGATATCGATGCGAAGATGTATTATCCAAAAGATGAGGCAGCACCAGGAATCTTCATGCAACAAGATGGCTTCATGGATAAGGAACAAATCTTGGTCGCTGACCTCGATCCAAAACATCTCCCGCTAAACCAGAATTGGTCATGGGACCGGATCCTTCGCTCTGTCTTCATCAAACAGGCAGATGTCTTACAAGGTCTTTACTTCTTGACGGATCGCTTCAGTGTAGAAGAGAAAAAAGCGAACTTCGATTTCTATGAACCACGCACGGTTCACGAATCGTCATTATCACCATGTATCTACTCGATCATTGCGGCGGAAGTCGGCTATGAGGAAAAAGCGGTCGAACTGTACCAACGTTCAGCACGACTTGATCTTGATAACTACAACAATGATACGGAAGACGGATTACACATCACGTCGATGGTTGGATCATGGATGTCGATCGTCCACGGATTCGCCGGATTACGGGTGGCGAACGATACGTTATCCTTTAAGCCGATGTTGCCAAAAGGCTGGACGAGCTATACATTCCGGATGCAATGGCGCGGTCATCATATCCATGTCCATGTACAGCCAAATGCCGTCGAAATCGCCCAAACAGAAGGCGAAGCATTCAGCTTAAACGTTCATGGAACAACTGTAGAAGTTCCGGCAGGAGGACAGATTACAGTTCCTGCTTCGATGACAGTATAA
- a CDS encoding YitT family protein, translating into MTAVVKESMLKVIVASIGGFVIAVAMNWFLIPSGVYSTGFTGLAQILTQVLQNTAFAFGENVWFLALNIPLIVLAWIMLGRSFTIITLVSVLATTIFIGLIPQYAVIPGDQTLNAVFGGVLLAIGTGITIKFGASTGGFDIVALIFARFSDRSVGLYLFVLNFLIALLAGALFGWSTALYTIVFIYVTSKVVDEIHTSNQRLTIFIVTNHADDITTALHQHIIRGITQIPSIGTYSRAEKATLMMVIERHELRDIERICREADETVFINVVATDSVVGYFRKG; encoded by the coding sequence GTGACAGCAGTAGTAAAGGAAAGTATGTTAAAAGTGATCGTGGCATCGATTGGGGGATTCGTCATTGCCGTTGCCATGAACTGGTTTTTGATTCCGAGTGGGGTCTATTCGACAGGATTTACAGGACTTGCCCAAATCCTGACGCAAGTCCTTCAAAATACAGCATTTGCGTTTGGGGAAAACGTCTGGTTCTTGGCGTTGAACATCCCTTTAATCGTGCTCGCATGGATCATGTTAGGTCGAAGTTTTACAATCATTACGTTGGTTTCGGTCTTGGCAACGACGATTTTCATTGGTCTTATTCCTCAATACGCTGTCATACCAGGTGATCAAACACTGAATGCAGTGTTTGGAGGGGTTTTGCTTGCGATTGGTACCGGTATCACGATTAAGTTCGGTGCTTCGACGGGTGGTTTCGATATCGTTGCCCTCATCTTTGCCCGTTTCTCCGATCGCAGTGTCGGCTTGTATCTGTTCGTCTTGAATTTCTTAATCGCCTTATTAGCAGGCGCATTGTTCGGTTGGTCGACTGCTTTGTATACGATCGTCTTCATCTACGTGACGTCTAAGGTCGTCGATGAGATTCATACGAGCAATCAGCGCCTGACGATCTTCATCGTCACGAATCATGCGGATGACATCACGACGGCTTTGCATCAGCATATCATCCGAGGAATCACGCAAATTCCTTCGATCGGTACGTATTCTCGAGCTGAAAAAGCGACGTTGATGATGGTCATCGAGCGTCACGAATTGCGGGACATTGAACGGATTTGCCGGGAAGCGGACGAGACGGTCTTCATCAACGTCGTCGCAACGGACTCGGTCGTCGGATACTTCCGAAAAGGATAA